TTCCGGCATTAAATCTTCATGCTCGGGAACATATTCATAGCCGATGCTTTCTAAAGGCCTAATACACTTCTTAGCGTCACTGAGATGATTAACAGCAACTATTATGTCAATAACTGGTTTTGCTCCTAATTTAGGAACAGCAGTACTTCCTATATGCTCGATTCTCACAACAATGTGTCCTATAGCATCTAGAATCAGACATCTCTCCTTCTCATACAATAATGGCCATTGAGGATCGTAGTCTATGATCTTAACACGTCGGCTCATTTCGCTAAACTCTGAACAGAAAAAGGCAATAAAAGTTTCTAAGTTTCTTTTTCGGGACTGATCATAAATTAGAAAATCCTAGGATTTTTATTTAGTTAGAAATTATAAATTAGAAACCTTAACCATTCACTTTGCGCTCTCAATGATTCCGGCTGATTCCTAAAGAAGAAAGCCAAATCAGACGCAAATGTTTCTCAAGCGATTTGTGCATGCAAACGCTGGCTATTTTAGTCAGCTATGTCTACCATCTTAGTGGCTTCGGTGATTTGAAGTGAAGGATGAACACTACCGATATGGAATATGCGGCGTTTACTGCGGTCAATGCCCTAGCGGAAATGGTAGAGTGAAAATGATTGCGGGGGAATTGAAAAGACTCGTCGACACAGTTCGCTATGATTGGGTTGGGCACGTAGTAAAATCGTTCAAATTTGAAGAGTTCAGAAAAGGCTTAGAGTGGTTTGCTAATGCACAATGCGCTATGTGTCTGAATGGGGGAGGTGCACCTTGCGAAAATAGGAAATGCGCCGAAGAAAAGAATCTTAGAAGCTGTCTTCTTTGCGACGATTACCTTACTTGTAAGCATACGGAATATCATAGAGATTGGTATCCCTTCGTTGTTGAAAACTACAACCGCGTAAGAGAAGTAGGGTTTGAAAAGTATCTTGAAGAGGAAGAGGAAAGAAGCAAGGCAGGCGTCGACTTGATGGGGCATCTAGAAAGAAGATGCTGTAAGGTCGTCAAGCTTGAAGAA
The window above is part of the Candidatus Bathyarchaeota archaeon genome. Proteins encoded here:
- a CDS encoding GrpB family protein, which encodes MSRRVKIIDYDPQWPLLYEKERCLILDAIGHIVVRIEHIGSTAVPKLGAKPVIDIIVAVNHLSDAKKCIRPLESIGYEYVPEHEDLMPERRYFHKGKPPKEQHYHLHMVELTSDFWKRHLLFRDYLRTHPEVAQEYFKLKKRLATQYGSDREEYTEAKTSFIESVIAKARTERETQ
- a CDS encoding DUF3795 domain-containing protein translates to MKDEHYRYGICGVYCGQCPSGNGRVKMIAGELKRLVDTVRYDWVGHVVKSFKFEEFRKGLEWFANAQCAMCLNGGGAPCENRKCAEEKNLRSCLLCDDYLTCKHTEYHRDWYPFVVENYNRVREVGFEKYLEEEEERSKAGVDLMGHLERRCCKVVKLEE